Proteins from a single region of Mucilaginibacter daejeonensis:
- a CDS encoding RNA polymerase sigma factor, whose amino-acid sequence MATYDLIGEKVLLEQIAKGNEIAFRRVFDLYKTKVYTFIVGFTHSRADAEEILQDTFLTLWQNRYTLNNIEHPRNYIYTVVRNKTFHYLKQASKSEKLMKEVWANLKEDHNSTDDLMHLRDSDRMIKDALNMLSEQKRYIFKLSRYEGLGHEQIAEQTGLSKSRVKNIIVEVLKFLRTYLEQCAGVLGLVAWFMEN is encoded by the coding sequence ATGGCTACTTATGACCTCATTGGCGAAAAAGTGCTGCTTGAGCAGATAGCAAAAGGCAACGAGATCGCTTTTAGGCGCGTATTTGACCTGTATAAGACCAAGGTCTATACCTTTATCGTAGGGTTTACCCATTCAAGGGCCGATGCCGAGGAAATATTACAAGATACCTTCCTCACCTTATGGCAGAACCGCTATACGCTCAATAATATTGAACATCCGCGTAATTATATCTATACCGTAGTTCGTAACAAAACCTTTCATTACCTCAAGCAAGCCTCCAAAAGCGAAAAGCTGATGAAAGAGGTGTGGGCCAACCTGAAAGAAGACCATAACTCCACCGACGACCTCATGCACCTGCGCGACAGCGACCGCATGATCAAGGATGCGCTGAACATGCTGTCTGAGCAAAAACGATACATCTTCAAGCTTAGCCGTTACGAAGGTTTGGGCCATGAGCAGATCGCCGAACAAACAGGGCTATCCAAAAGCCGTGTAAAGAATATCATTGTTGAGGTGCTCAAATTCCTGCGTACCTATCTTGAACAATGCGCCGGAGTACTGGGCCTGGTGGCCTGGTTCATGGAAAATTGA
- a CDS encoding phytase, whose product MRRISLLITVLAIGALGLSACHQPSSGQVAPGVPVSAEIKPVVITEPVKYDTDDPAIWVNAADTAKSLIIGTDKNEDGALYVFDLNGKIMPQLTVKGLKRPNNVDIAYGLMLAGKPTDIAVVTERMTHKLRIFSLPDMKPVDNGGIPVFENENGPEYRDLMGIAMYTAKDGKMYAIVGRKNGPQKDGYLWQYLLGDDGKGNVKATLVRKFGQYSGKKEIESIAVDNELGYVYYSDEQVGVRQYYADPAKGNRQLSIFGTKGFAVDHEGISIYKLTDTTGYILVSDQGANRFQVFSREGKPGKPFEHDQLKIVPVAARESDGSEVLSTPLTSKFRHGIFVVMSTDRTFHYYRWEDIAGKELKVR is encoded by the coding sequence ATGAGAAGAATTAGTTTATTGATCACTGTGCTGGCTATTGGTGCATTAGGATTGTCGGCTTGTCATCAGCCGTCATCGGGCCAGGTGGCGCCAGGCGTACCGGTATCGGCCGAGATAAAGCCGGTGGTGATCACCGAGCCGGTCAAATATGATACCGACGACCCGGCCATCTGGGTCAACGCTGCCGATACGGCTAAGAGCCTGATCATAGGCACTGATAAAAATGAGGACGGCGCCTTGTATGTGTTCGACCTTAATGGTAAGATCATGCCCCAACTAACGGTCAAAGGCCTGAAGCGGCCTAACAATGTGGATATTGCCTATGGCTTGATGCTGGCCGGAAAGCCGACCGATATAGCTGTGGTCACCGAGCGCATGACCCACAAACTGCGCATATTTAGTTTGCCTGATATGAAGCCAGTAGACAATGGTGGCATACCCGTATTTGAGAACGAGAACGGCCCCGAGTATCGCGACCTGATGGGCATAGCCATGTACACCGCTAAGGATGGGAAGATGTACGCCATAGTGGGCCGTAAGAATGGACCGCAAAAGGACGGTTACCTATGGCAATACCTGTTAGGCGATGATGGTAAGGGAAATGTTAAAGCTACGCTGGTGCGCAAATTTGGCCAGTACAGCGGTAAAAAGGAGATCGAATCCATAGCGGTGGATAATGAACTAGGTTACGTTTACTACTCAGATGAGCAGGTAGGGGTAAGGCAATACTACGCTGACCCAGCTAAAGGTAACCGTCAACTGTCCATCTTCGGTACCAAAGGCTTTGCGGTAGATCACGAGGGGATCTCGATCTACAAACTCACTGATACCACCGGTTACATCCTGGTATCTGACCAGGGAGCTAACCGTTTCCAGGTCTTCAGCCGCGAAGGAAAGCCCGGCAAGCCGTTCGAGCATGACCAGTTGAAGATCGTGCCCGTGGCCGCTCGCGAAAGTGACGGATCGGAGGTGCTATCCACACCGCTAACAAGCAAGTTCAGGCACGGCATTTTTGTAGTGATGAGTACAGATCGCACATTTCACTATTACCGGTGGGAAGATATTGCCGGAAAGGAACTCAAAGTGAGATAG
- a CDS encoding FecR family protein, whose product MELNNTRFNYLLDRYLNKECSPEEFAEFFTYIEDPAYDELMQERMKDELRSLSPGADVHQVDWDTIYTNIVGQQNGGGNIRRMFSRKLAAAAAVVMLCTAGLSWWLVQRDGPAQQHMVKIPTKKDVSPGTDKAVLQLADGTRIVLDNAGKGVLTKQGTTLIEQQEGGKLSYNAADGSKGKAVPLPNTLTVPAGGKYMLVLPDNSKVWLNSNSSLTYAAAFTGATREVELKGEAYFEIAKDASHPFMVKSGRSVVQVLGTHFNISAYPDEDLSEVTLCEGSVKLTVGKQLTVLKPGEQASFNRHDDMIALKDVDVEEAIDWKNGYFQFDNASMEKVMNKIKRWYNIDVEFQGPKPSVKFTGMISRNYRLSRVLELLRSTGGVDLELADNQVIVKSK is encoded by the coding sequence ATGGAATTGAACAACACAAGGTTTAACTATCTGCTTGACCGGTACCTGAACAAGGAGTGCTCTCCCGAGGAGTTCGCCGAGTTCTTTACCTATATAGAAGATCCGGCTTATGATGAGCTGATGCAAGAGCGCATGAAAGACGAGCTCAGGTCACTTTCGCCGGGCGCCGATGTGCATCAGGTAGATTGGGATACTATTTATACCAACATCGTAGGTCAGCAAAATGGCGGAGGTAACATCAGGCGCATGTTCAGCCGTAAGCTGGCGGCCGCCGCTGCCGTGGTGATGCTTTGCACCGCAGGCTTGTCATGGTGGTTGGTGCAGCGTGATGGCCCTGCACAGCAACACATGGTCAAGATACCGACCAAAAAGGATGTATCTCCAGGTACCGACAAAGCAGTATTGCAACTGGCCGATGGTACCCGCATCGTTTTGGATAACGCCGGCAAAGGAGTGCTGACCAAACAGGGTACTACCCTGATAGAACAACAGGAAGGAGGCAAGCTTAGCTATAACGCGGCCGACGGCTCTAAAGGTAAGGCGGTGCCGCTACCCAATACTTTAACTGTACCGGCCGGGGGCAAGTATATGCTCGTACTGCCTGACAATAGTAAGGTATGGCTCAACTCGAACTCTTCATTGACCTATGCGGCCGCGTTTACCGGTGCCACCCGTGAGGTTGAATTGAAAGGGGAGGCTTACTTCGAGATCGCTAAAGATGCCAGCCATCCTTTCATGGTCAAAAGCGGCCGTTCGGTGGTGCAGGTGCTGGGTACGCATTTCAATATCTCGGCCTATCCTGATGAGGACCTAAGCGAGGTGACCCTCTGCGAGGGCTCGGTGAAACTAACCGTAGGCAAACAACTGACGGTGCTAAAACCTGGCGAACAGGCGTCCTTTAACCGTCATGACGACATGATCGCTCTGAAGGATGTGGATGTGGAGGAGGCGATAGACTGGAAGAACGGCTATTTTCAATTCGACAACGCCAGTATGGAAAAGGTGATGAACAAGATCAAACGCTGGTACAATATCGATGTGGAATTTCAGGGGCCTAAGCCATCGGTCAAATTTACGGGTATGATCTCGCGAAACTATAGATTATCCAGAGTACTTGAGTTATTGAGGTCTACCGGCGGTGTGGACCTTGAACTGGCTGACAACCAGGTGATCGTAAAAAGTAAATGA
- a CDS encoding helix-turn-helix domain-containing protein translates to MSNEHIQRISTIAGYHRSRGLGSPLHPLISVVDYRDVQHSPDKNAVSWVYDFYMIAMKKNISGVFRYGQQTYDMIDGTMFFIAPNQVFRIEMDQQQPQDRSGWFLLIHPDLLWGTPLARDINNYEYFGYSTREALFLSEKEEAIVSDIVKNIERECETNMDRFSQQIILSQIEVLLNYSDRFYHRQFLTRKMANHQVLERLEKLLDEYFLHRSSQHGLPTVNYLADELNLSPDYLSSLLRVTTGLSTQQHIHEKLIQKAKEKLSTTNLSVSEIAYELGFEHSQSFSKLFRSKTNSSPLQFRSSFN, encoded by the coding sequence ATGAGCAATGAACATATCCAACGGATCAGCACGATAGCTGGGTACCATCGTTCAAGGGGATTGGGCAGTCCGCTGCACCCATTGATCAGCGTGGTCGATTATCGTGACGTCCAGCATTCACCCGACAAGAACGCCGTTAGCTGGGTGTACGACTTTTACATGATCGCCATGAAAAAGAACATCAGCGGGGTATTCCGCTATGGGCAGCAAACCTATGATATGATTGATGGTACGATGTTCTTCATTGCGCCTAATCAGGTGTTCAGGATAGAGATGGATCAGCAGCAGCCACAAGACCGCTCTGGTTGGTTCCTGCTGATCCACCCCGACCTGTTGTGGGGTACGCCATTAGCACGTGATATCAATAATTACGAGTATTTCGGCTACTCTACCCGCGAGGCACTTTTCCTGTCCGAAAAGGAAGAAGCTATTGTATCCGATATCGTCAAAAACATAGAACGGGAGTGTGAGACGAACATGGACCGGTTCAGCCAGCAGATCATCCTGTCGCAGATCGAGGTATTGCTCAATTATTCGGACCGGTTCTACCATCGCCAGTTCCTTACCCGTAAAATGGCCAACCACCAGGTGCTCGAACGGTTAGAGAAGCTGCTTGATGAATACTTTCTACACCGGTCATCACAACACGGCCTGCCCACGGTGAATTACCTGGCCGATGAACTTAATCTATCGCCCGACTACCTGAGCTCCCTGCTGCGGGTCACCACCGGGTTGAGCACCCAGCAGCACATTCACGAGAAGCTGATCCAAAAGGCAAAAGAAAAACTTTCGACCACTAACTTATCGGTAAGTGAGATCGCTTATGAGCTGGGTTTTGAGCACTCGCAATCGTTCAGTAAGCTCTTTCGCTCCAAAACCAACAGTTCGCCATTGCAGTTCCGGTCAAGCTTTAATTGA
- a CDS encoding right-handed parallel beta-helix repeat-containing protein → MKTLRPFLAALGLLAFIFTGCEKANIDVDTTSADGSATGEVSGVWAKGSTQVIKGDIIIPAGKSLTIEEGVTVLMDTLAKPEIIVKGNLYSLGTAQNPVRFTVNEFYKTDAKRFGKLWGGILASPTCQELVLDHTILEYGGNTTSDASTSVKQGLYKAVAGENLPALWFANVNGKLIVTNSVFRNFQEDCTYIEGGKIIFANNVFYTTGLTGGEAMNFKSGCVADVAYNLIYSTNTNALKLSNSGDRTPQAYIVAYNNTMVNTGWRRPTAKGGSVWVESTVRAELYNNLFLNTRFGVKRDTKKPEDSRSIFKNNWYYGYDQTTVNQFQPSSDVIGGVNDVISKVAGDNDPKLVNYPLNTPTNTSTFNTAWDFHLQAGSPALTKGITTFTRNHANGIIANGVSYASPAPSAYVGAFGTK, encoded by the coding sequence ATGAAGACTTTAAGACCATTTTTAGCAGCTTTAGGCCTGTTGGCCTTCATCTTTACGGGTTGCGAGAAAGCCAACATTGATGTGGACACCACCTCGGCCGATGGTTCGGCCACCGGCGAGGTGTCGGGCGTGTGGGCTAAAGGCAGTACCCAGGTGATCAAAGGCGATATCATTATCCCGGCGGGCAAGTCGCTCACCATTGAAGAAGGTGTTACCGTGCTGATGGATACCCTTGCCAAGCCCGAGATCATTGTAAAGGGTAACTTGTACTCGTTAGGTACTGCGCAAAACCCGGTGCGCTTCACCGTGAATGAGTTTTACAAGACCGATGCCAAGCGCTTCGGTAAACTGTGGGGCGGTATACTGGCGTCACCCACCTGCCAGGAACTGGTACTTGACCATACCATTTTAGAGTATGGCGGCAATACCACTTCTGATGCTTCTACCTCTGTAAAGCAAGGCCTGTACAAAGCCGTTGCCGGTGAGAACCTGCCGGCCTTATGGTTCGCTAACGTGAATGGTAAACTGATCGTGACCAACAGCGTGTTCCGCAACTTTCAGGAAGATTGTACTTACATAGAGGGTGGAAAGATCATTTTTGCCAACAACGTATTTTACACCACCGGTTTGACCGGCGGCGAGGCCATGAACTTCAAGTCGGGCTGCGTGGCCGATGTGGCCTACAACCTGATCTACAGCACCAACACCAATGCACTCAAATTGTCTAACAGCGGCGACAGAACGCCTCAAGCTTACATCGTGGCTTATAATAATACCATGGTAAATACAGGCTGGCGCAGGCCCACCGCTAAAGGAGGTTCGGTTTGGGTAGAAAGTACCGTACGTGCCGAGCTGTATAATAACCTGTTCCTGAACACCCGTTTTGGTGTAAAGCGTGATACCAAAAAGCCTGAAGACTCAAGGTCGATATTTAAGAACAACTGGTACTACGGTTATGATCAAACCACCGTGAACCAGTTCCAGCCAAGCAGTGATGTGATCGGTGGTGTTAATGATGTGATCAGCAAAGTGGCAGGCGATAACGACCCCAAACTGGTGAACTATCCATTAAATACACCTACCAATACATCGACGTTCAACACCGCTTGGGATTTTCACTTGCAGGCTGGTTCGCCCGCACTTACCAAAGGCATTACTACCTTTACCCGCAATCATGCTAACGGCATTATTGCTAACGGTGTGTCTTACGCTTCGCCGGCTCCATCGGCATATGTAGGCGCTTTTGGTACCAAGTAA
- a CDS encoding SDR family oxidoreductase, with translation MKVFVTGASGFIGLAIIDELLGAGHEVIGMVRSQKGADALTAKGVQAHFADLTDIDGICRGAALADSTIHTAFNHDDFTVYQASCENDRRIIEALGEVYAGTDCKLVITSALGLLPRGRMVDENDQPVPGQNPRILTEQASDAVAQKGVNVVLVRLPPTVHGERDRGFIPMLIGIARQKGVSVYQNEPKNHWPAVHRKDAAKLYLQALEQAAPTGTRYHATAELGIPFMDIAAAIGKGLNLPVTGMDAADADAHFGGFAHFAAMDIQASSERTRHSLDWQPTGPNLIEDMEAVYF, from the coding sequence ATGAAAGTATTTGTTACCGGAGCCAGCGGATTTATCGGCTTAGCCATTATTGATGAATTATTAGGAGCAGGGCACGAGGTGATCGGCATGGTGCGATCGCAAAAGGGAGCCGACGCTTTGACCGCCAAAGGTGTACAAGCGCATTTTGCTGACCTTACCGATATCGACGGCATTTGCCGTGGTGCGGCGCTTGCCGACAGCACGATCCACACAGCGTTCAACCATGACGACTTTACGGTTTATCAGGCTAGTTGCGAGAACGACCGGCGCATCATTGAAGCTTTGGGTGAAGTGTATGCCGGTACGGATTGTAAGCTGGTGATCACCTCGGCCTTGGGGCTGTTGCCACGCGGCCGCATGGTAGACGAGAATGACCAGCCTGTACCCGGCCAAAACCCACGCATACTTACCGAACAGGCCTCCGATGCCGTGGCGCAAAAAGGAGTGAACGTAGTGTTGGTGCGCTTGCCGCCCACGGTACATGGTGAACGCGATCGTGGCTTCATACCCATGCTGATCGGTATAGCCCGGCAAAAAGGGGTGTCGGTATATCAGAACGAACCGAAGAATCACTGGCCGGCAGTGCACCGCAAAGATGCAGCGAAACTATACCTACAGGCACTGGAACAAGCTGCCCCAACAGGTACTCGTTACCATGCTACTGCCGAGCTGGGTATTCCATTTATGGATATAGCTGCCGCTATAGGCAAGGGTTTGAACTTGCCGGTGACCGGTATGGATGCAGCCGATGCGGACGCACACTTTGGTGGCTTTGCGCATTTTGCCGCTATGGATATACAGGCCTCCAGCGAACGGACCAGGCACTCACTTGATTGGCAGCCTACCGGCCCGAATTTAATTGAGGACATGGAGGCGGTCTATTTCTAA
- a CDS encoding RagB/SusD family nutrient uptake outer membrane protein: MKHIRSVISFCTLFLLFSCSKEALDTNPTGGISDETAFVSVGNAQKALNGIYRILYTQYTNQHRDGHGAIMINLDAMGEDYVRTNASYVYHYQSYRWLAHRNSADDNVNGFAYYFYYIVISNANQIIERIDGVEGDAATKSGIKGEALALRAWAHFNLVQLYGKRYSAGATNSQPGIPIVITTTTEGQPRSTVEAVYTQINKDLDDAIVALAKTPAARTGSAKTHININVAKGFKARVALTMQNWASAIKFAQEARAGIDNLMSNTQYTAGFTDINNPEWMWGIIQPADQVPTYGSFYAYMSANFNSAFTRVNPKLINSLLYAKISSTDIRKKLWWNGTAADRDNFPNISGQTKVIYMHRKFLVPDVATRAGDIPYMRIAEMYLIEAEAQARSGNNAAAAQALLPLAKNRDASYTLSTKTGAALIDEIMVQRRIELWGEGFRFLDLKRTNADLDRRNANHKVDVANILFVAAGDPSWQWLIPQDEINSNPAIEPGDQNP; the protein is encoded by the coding sequence ATGAAACACATCAGATCGGTCATTTCCTTTTGTACCCTGTTCCTGTTGTTCTCGTGCAGCAAAGAAGCGCTTGACACCAACCCAACCGGTGGTATATCTGACGAGACAGCTTTTGTATCGGTAGGCAATGCGCAAAAGGCGCTTAACGGTATCTACCGTATACTTTATACCCAATACACCAACCAGCACCGCGATGGTCATGGCGCAATAATGATCAACCTCGACGCCATGGGCGAGGATTACGTGCGTACCAATGCCTCATACGTTTATCATTACCAGTCATATCGCTGGCTGGCACACCGCAACTCGGCCGATGATAACGTGAACGGCTTTGCTTACTATTTTTATTACATCGTGATATCGAACGCTAACCAGATCATCGAGCGTATAGATGGAGTAGAGGGCGATGCCGCTACCAAATCGGGGATCAAAGGGGAGGCGTTGGCCCTGCGTGCCTGGGCGCATTTTAATTTGGTGCAGTTGTACGGTAAACGTTACAGTGCAGGTGCTACCAACTCACAGCCCGGCATCCCGATCGTGATCACCACCACTACCGAAGGTCAGCCACGCTCTACCGTTGAGGCGGTATACACCCAGATCAACAAGGACCTTGATGATGCCATAGTTGCGCTGGCCAAAACACCAGCCGCACGTACCGGCAGCGCCAAAACGCACATCAACATTAACGTGGCCAAAGGCTTCAAGGCCCGCGTGGCTTTAACGATGCAGAACTGGGCCTCAGCCATCAAATTTGCACAGGAGGCTCGTGCCGGTATCGACAACCTGATGAGCAACACTCAATACACCGCCGGTTTTACCGATATCAACAATCCGGAATGGATGTGGGGTATCATACAGCCCGCCGATCAGGTTCCAACTTATGGGTCGTTCTATGCGTATATGTCAGCAAACTTTAACTCTGCCTTTACCCGCGTTAACCCTAAATTGATCAACTCGTTGTTGTACGCCAAGATCTCGTCTACCGATATTCGCAAAAAACTTTGGTGGAACGGTACCGCAGCCGATCGCGATAATTTCCCCAACATATCAGGTCAAACCAAGGTGATCTACATGCACCGCAAGTTCCTGGTACCTGATGTGGCTACCCGCGCAGGCGACATCCCTTACATGCGTATAGCTGAGATGTACCTGATCGAAGCCGAAGCCCAGGCCCGCAGTGGTAACAATGCTGCTGCCGCACAAGCGCTGTTGCCGTTGGCCAAAAATCGTGATGCTTCTTATACCCTAAGCACCAAGACCGGCGCCGCACTGATCGATGAGATCATGGTTCAACGCCGCATTGAGCTTTGGGGCGAAGGTTTCCGCTTTTTGGATCTGAAACGTACAAACGCTGATCTTGACCGCCGTAATGCCAACCACAAAGTAGATGTGGCCAACATCCTGTTCGTGGCCGCTGGCGACCCGTCATGGCAATGGCTCATCCCGCAAGACGAGATCAACTCTAACCCGGCTATCGAACCTGGTGACCAAAACCCGTAA
- a CDS encoding TonB-dependent receptor produces the protein MINCLPFKKRALLPLWPKKSRSWDASRMARPMITVLVMMLVLQANAIAYAQKISISIRNATLKEVFKEIRKQTGQDFIYNNEVLERSRPVTINVHNETLEGTLKKIFAEQPLSYEISGQAIIVKTMPIIRNAPDRTIEGKVTSSTDNEPVIGATVSVKGRSGAVMTDANGHYAINLPSGNNVLVFKYIGFITREVEVGSGNSLDVKMIPGNQQLEEVVVQAYGTIKRGALTNSVATIGAKEIEKRPITSVTTALAGAAPGIQTTTGSGQPGSGVGVSIRGFGSINAGTDVLYVVDGAPFGGAINNLNPNDIESISVLKDAAATALYGSRAANGVVLITTKSGIKNKDVIEARATGGITSRGLANYEKVDAFQYYPLIWESMRNQYLANGQALAVANQSATDNVKSQLVYNPFNVPDNQIVRTDGTINPSASFLYPDDLSFRKAMQQTGVRQNYSLGLRGGAERSSYYGSVDYLNDKGYSKGSDFNRITGRAKLDLSPKKWLKAGINMSGTISKTLLANEDAGINENPFYVDLLMAPIYPVYKHDAQGNYVYDATGNKAFDNGELRPVFQGRNIVAETMLNQLYNKRNAIGGRTYLEVTLLPGLKATANLAVDVNNYEYLFYRNPTIGDGVSVNGRTSRTNTKSQTLTINQLLNYNRNYGKHSIDALAGHEYYTYRSVSLTARRDNQVVDGPVELDNYANPAVAESSVDEDKLESFLSRFQYSYDNRYFLTASLRTDASSRFAASSRWGTFWSLGGGWQIHNESFMKPYTWIDLLKLRSSYGEVGSNQIGFYPYQSFYNIGNNNNSEPGMTQSRTVGGGEDVQWEINQTFDVAVEFGLFKNRINGTVEYFRRGSRKLLFNVPLALSTGRTSQPKNIGSLNNSGFEIQLSGDPIRSKNFVWNVAVNWTKFKNRITKLPEGQDRIISGTKNRQVGHSVYDYWLRDWYGVNPDNGLELYYADPDVTTDASAFTNSNGDRVTSNANAALYRYVGSAIPNFYGSLGNTFTYKNFSLNFLLMYQVGGRAFDSDYQSLMYNGSYGRALHIDALKRWQKPGDITDVPIRNTGTTMYDSDRWLIDASAVSLRTASLTYTLPRAVSSKAGVSRAQCFFTGENLFILSKRKGLDPTQSFTGVSSYTYAPTRILTLGLNITL, from the coding sequence ATGATCAATTGTTTACCCTTTAAAAAAAGGGCCTTACTACCCCTATGGCCAAAAAAAAGCCGGTCATGGGACGCCAGCCGCATGGCAAGGCCAATGATCACTGTGCTGGTCATGATGCTGGTACTGCAAGCCAATGCTATCGCTTACGCACAAAAGATCAGTATCTCTATCCGCAACGCTACCTTAAAAGAAGTTTTTAAGGAGATACGTAAACAGACCGGTCAGGACTTCATCTACAATAATGAAGTGTTGGAACGCTCGAGGCCGGTGACCATCAATGTGCATAACGAAACGCTGGAGGGTACGCTAAAAAAGATCTTTGCCGAGCAACCGCTTAGTTACGAGATCAGCGGCCAGGCCATCATCGTTAAGACCATGCCCATCATCCGCAACGCCCCTGATAGAACGATCGAAGGCAAGGTGACCTCGTCAACAGATAATGAGCCGGTGATCGGTGCCACGGTATCGGTAAAAGGCCGGTCGGGCGCTGTAATGACCGATGCTAACGGTCATTACGCGATCAATTTACCAAGTGGCAACAATGTGCTGGTGTTCAAATATATCGGCTTCATTACCCGCGAAGTAGAGGTTGGTAGTGGTAACTCGCTCGATGTAAAGATGATACCAGGCAATCAGCAGTTAGAAGAAGTTGTGGTGCAGGCTTATGGTACTATTAAACGCGGAGCGCTCACGAATTCAGTGGCAACCATTGGTGCAAAAGAGATCGAAAAACGCCCTATTACTAGTGTTACCACGGCCCTTGCAGGTGCAGCACCTGGTATACAGACCACCACTGGCAGCGGGCAACCAGGCTCGGGTGTAGGCGTGAGTATTCGAGGATTTGGATCGATAAATGCCGGTACTGACGTATTATATGTGGTGGACGGTGCTCCTTTTGGCGGCGCGATCAATAACCTAAATCCTAACGATATTGAAAGTATATCGGTATTGAAGGACGCGGCCGCTACGGCTCTATATGGTTCGCGCGCAGCCAACGGCGTGGTGTTGATCACCACTAAATCCGGTATTAAGAACAAGGATGTGATCGAGGCTCGTGCTACAGGCGGTATCACCTCCCGCGGTTTGGCAAATTATGAAAAGGTGGACGCTTTTCAATACTACCCGTTAATATGGGAATCGATGCGTAACCAGTATTTGGCCAATGGTCAGGCATTGGCAGTGGCTAACCAATCGGCCACCGATAACGTGAAGAGCCAATTGGTATACAACCCTTTTAATGTGCCTGACAACCAGATCGTGCGTACCGATGGTACCATCAACCCATCGGCGTCTTTCCTTTACCCTGATGACCTAAGCTTCCGTAAAGCCATGCAGCAGACCGGTGTAAGGCAAAATTACTCGTTAGGTCTACGTGGTGGTGCCGAAAGGTCAAGCTACTATGGATCGGTAGATTACCTGAACGATAAAGGTTATAGCAAAGGCAGTGATTTTAACAGGATCACCGGCCGTGCCAAACTCGACCTTAGCCCCAAAAAATGGTTAAAGGCAGGTATCAATATGTCGGGTACCATCTCTAAAACGCTTTTAGCTAATGAGGATGCCGGTATCAATGAGAACCCATTCTATGTAGACCTTTTAATGGCTCCTATATATCCTGTTTACAAGCATGATGCACAAGGTAACTATGTGTATGACGCTACCGGCAACAAAGCGTTCGACAACGGCGAACTGCGCCCGGTCTTTCAAGGCCGTAACATCGTTGCCGAGACCATGTTGAATCAGCTTTACAACAAACGTAACGCTATCGGTGGGCGTACTTACCTCGAAGTAACGCTATTGCCTGGCTTAAAAGCTACAGCCAACCTGGCGGTAGATGTGAACAATTACGAATACCTGTTCTACCGTAATCCCACCATTGGTGATGGTGTGAGCGTGAACGGCCGTACCTCACGTACCAACACTAAAAGCCAAACACTTACTATTAATCAGCTCTTAAATTACAACCGAAACTATGGTAAACATAGTATCGATGCTTTGGCAGGACACGAATATTACACCTATAGATCTGTTAGCCTTACAGCTCGACGTGATAATCAGGTAGTGGATGGTCCTGTGGAATTAGATAATTATGCCAACCCTGCTGTGGCCGAGTCAAGTGTCGACGAAGATAAGTTAGAAAGTTTTTTATCCCGTTTTCAATACAGTTATGATAATCGCTACTTTCTTACCGCATCGTTGCGTACCGACGCTTCATCCCGTTTTGCGGCGTCGTCTCGTTGGGGTACTTTTTGGTCATTAGGTGGTGGCTGGCAGATCCACAATGAGTCGTTCATGAAACCATATACCTGGATAGACCTGTTAAAACTGCGTTCATCTTACGGTGAGGTTGGGTCTAACCAGATAGGTTTTTACCCTTATCAATCTTTTTACAACATTGGTAACAACAACAACTCTGAACCGGGCATGACCCAAAGCCGCACTGTAGGTGGTGGCGAGGACGTTCAATGGGAAATAAATCAGACCTTTGATGTAGCGGTGGAATTTGGTCTGTTCAAAAACCGTATCAATGGAACTGTAGAATACTTTAGGCGTGGATCGCGGAAGTTGCTGTTCAACGTGCCCCTAGCACTATCAACTGGTCGTACAAGTCAGCCTAAAAATATAGGTAGCTTGAATAATAGCGGTTTCGAGATCCAGTTGAGCGGCGACCCGATCCGTAGCAAGAACTTTGTATGGAACGTGGCGGTGAACTGGACCAAATTTAAGAACCGTATCACCAAATTGCCTGAAGGCCAGGATAGGATCATCAGCGGTACCAAGAACCGCCAAGTGGGTCACTCCGTTTATGATTACTGGCTACGCGACTGGTACGGCGTTAACCCCGACAATGGTTTGGAACTATATTATGCCGACCCGGACGTTACCACCGATGCCTCTGCTTTCACCAATAGCAACGGCGACCGCGTGACCAGCAATGCTAATGCCGCTTTGTATCGCTATGTAGGCTCGGCTATTCCGAACTTTTATGGCAGCTTGGGTAACACATTCACTTATAAGAACTTTTCACTTAACTTTTTGCTGATGTACCAGGTAGGTGGCAGGGCATTTGACTCTGATTACCAGTCATTGATGTACAACGGGTCTTACGGCAGAGCCCTGCATATAGATGCCTTGAAACGCTGGCAAAAACCCGGTGACATCACCGATGTGCCTATCCGCAACACAGGCACCACGATGTATGATAGCGACCGCTGGCTGATCGATGCTTCGGCAGTGAGCCTGCGTACCGCATCGCTTACTTACACCTTACCGCGTGCCGTGAGCTCTAAGGCAGGTGTAAGCCGTGCACAGTGTTTCTTCACCGGTGAGAATTTGTTCATCCTGTCGAAACGTAAAGGTTTAGATCCAACACAATCGTTCACCGGTGTGTCATCGTACACTTACGCCCCGACCCGTATACTTACTTTAGGCCTCAACATCACTTTATAA